The following are encoded in a window of Oncorhynchus masou masou isolate Uvic2021 chromosome 17, UVic_Omas_1.1, whole genome shotgun sequence genomic DNA:
- the LOC135558374 gene encoding tetratricopeptide repeat protein 19, mitochondrial-like, whose translation MYFKMALPAITRALFTNRNQIKQCMSEGFRNLSLGSRVHARTQSLKCLKRTTSQSYAIHATVHRRSPLYRSCESDGDENSRATSNWIYAMGSVIAFSLFSKAEEDTRTDAQKKEDEIILLLKRAKLSMMRGQLHGANGFLHQAIALAHQTNNTQAIIYTYSLMANLAYVQGQLDNAEKLFKVAMSFMLSGGTPQDDNGVIEMSLKLATIYAGQEKNDLAEMGFQFCTESLETKLEKFKELPAEEQSEELRKETRLLLGLTLDSHARYMVAIHRLSQAVVDYKQALLICQEEQGETHPQSLVLMSDLATILDMQGCHDEALPLVKQAVELSREAGHPDQHVLLGNMAGILLHNDLFEESVKLYKEALALAQSAGDEEALEQIQEGLKEVGNRRKAQKAEAAKNKTD comes from the exons ATGTATTTTAAAATGGCGTTACCCGCTATCACTCGTGCATTATTTACTAATAGGAATCAAATAAAGCAATGTATGTCAGAGGGCTTCCGCAACCTGTCTTTAGGTAGTCGAGTTCATGCGAGGACACAATCATTGAAATGTCTGAAAAGGACGACTTCTCAATCGTATGCTATCCATGCTACTGTGCACAGAAGGTCACCGCTATACCGCAGCTGCGAAAGCGATGGCGATGAAAATAGTCGTGCTACTAGTAACTGGATTTATGCAATGGGGAGTGTAATTG cGTTCTCTCTCTTCAGCAAAGCTGAGGAGGACACCAGAACTGATGCCCAGAAGAAAGAAGATGAGATTATTTTACTTTTGAAGAGAGCCAAG CTCAGTATGATGCGGGGGCAGTTGCATGGAGCTAATGGATTCCTCCACCAGGCCATCGCGCTGGCCCACCAGACTAATAATACACAAGCTATCATCTACACCTACAGCTTG ATGGCGAACCTTGCCTATGTCCAAGGTCAGCTGGATAAT GCAGAGAAACTGTTCAAAGTGGCCATGAGTTTCATGTTGTCCGGAGGAACACCACAG GATGACAATGGGGTCATTGAGATGTCCTTGAAGCTCGCTACCATATATGCCGGCCAGGAGAA GAATGACTTGGCAGAGATGGGTTTCCAGTTTTGCACTGAATCCCTTGAAACCAAGTTGGAGAAATTCAAGGAACTTCCTGCTGAGGAGCAATCTG aGGAGTTGCGGAAGGAGACCCGGCTCCTACTGGGCCTGACCCTGGACTCCCACGCCCGCTACATGGTCGCTATACACCGCCTGAGCCAGGCGGTGGTGGACTACAAGCAAGCCTTGCTGATCTGTCAGGAAGAGCAGGGAGAGACCCACCCACAG TCCTTGGTGCTGATGAGTGACCTGGCCACCATCCTGGACATGCAGGGTTGCCACGACGAGGCTCTGCCCCTGGTGAAGCAGGCTGTGGAGCTGAGCAGAGAAGCCGGCCACCCTGACCAACATGTGCTGCTGGGAAACATGGCAGGCATCCTACTGCACAATG ATCTTTTTGAGGAGTCTGTGAAGCTGTACAAGGAGGCCTTGGCTCTGGCCCAGTCTGCAGGAGATGAAGAAGCACTGGAGCAGATCCAGGAGGGACTGAAAGAGGTGGGAAACAGGAGGAAAGCACAGAAGGCAGAAGCAGCCAAGAATAAGACCGACTGA